A stretch of Paenibacillus mucilaginosus 3016 DNA encodes these proteins:
- a CDS encoding glycosyltransferase family 4 protein yields the protein MEGRAAEPAGWAMSSGLRIGYIGGQAGRVNERAIDSEWVGALGEYAELVPIPPLKLMKWAGGDPSRDPAGFLAKAEAKGQALADLCAQYGVSTLYANLTPLIPYLMLARGRAEVPLNLFFLAHSVGSEWWMKQWLAMAPLLREGDTLLCATDTAKEALLALSPAYAEAFRAPLCIRTEPAKPLRTEANRVKQLLCMGRLEDVKNVHVLLDVFHAVREAFPHVHLNIAGEYTGRTPEQIAAYRSLLEEKVEAYGLQDSVTFTGPVSGEAKDALFRSADVLLNFSTDPGETFGYNLIEAKAWGLPVLCTAWDGFRELVTDGRDAVLVGVDWSGPCPQIDPAEASAKLLGLLQDEPRLAAMRAEALAGLGRYAPAQVMPQLVRTAGGAGGRAARWPCRRPRPAVRASGRTGHRRCCVPAAAGRLAGAVHAGRALRRLRFADAAVASGFAERDALRGMDAAVPAVHCTLRHYGGRSGAYYRKGVTL from the coding sequence ATGGAGGGCCGAGCGGCCGAGCCGGCCGGGTGGGCCATGTCTAGCGGGCTGCGCATCGGCTATATCGGCGGCCAGGCCGGACGGGTCAACGAGCGGGCGATCGACAGCGAGTGGGTCGGCGCGCTGGGCGAGTATGCCGAGCTCGTGCCGATCCCTCCGCTGAAGCTCATGAAATGGGCCGGCGGCGATCCGTCGAGGGACCCGGCGGGCTTCCTCGCGAAGGCGGAAGCGAAGGGTCAGGCCTTGGCGGATCTCTGCGCACAGTACGGCGTGAGCACGCTATATGCGAATCTGACGCCGCTGATCCCGTACCTGATGCTGGCCCGGGGCCGCGCGGAGGTGCCGCTGAATCTCTTCTTCCTCGCCCACTCGGTCGGCTCCGAGTGGTGGATGAAGCAGTGGCTGGCCATGGCGCCGCTGCTGCGGGAGGGAGATACGCTGCTCTGCGCGACGGATACGGCGAAGGAGGCGCTCCTGGCGCTGTCGCCGGCTTACGCAGAGGCCTTCCGGGCTCCGCTGTGCATCCGCACGGAGCCTGCCAAGCCGCTGCGAACGGAGGCGAACCGCGTGAAGCAGCTGCTCTGCATGGGCCGGCTGGAGGACGTGAAGAACGTTCACGTACTGCTGGACGTGTTCCATGCGGTAAGAGAAGCCTTCCCGCACGTGCATCTGAACATTGCCGGGGAATACACGGGCCGCACGCCGGAGCAGATCGCTGCCTACCGCTCTCTCCTGGAGGAGAAGGTGGAGGCGTACGGCCTGCAGGACAGCGTGACCTTCACCGGACCGGTGTCGGGTGAGGCCAAGGACGCCCTGTTCCGCTCGGCCGACGTGCTTCTGAACTTCTCGACCGATCCCGGCGAGACGTTCGGCTACAACCTGATCGAGGCCAAGGCCTGGGGCCTGCCGGTGCTCTGCACCGCGTGGGACGGCTTCCGCGAGCTCGTGACGGATGGCCGGGACGCCGTACTGGTCGGCGTCGACTGGTCCGGGCCGTGCCCGCAGATCGACCCGGCGGAAGCATCCGCCAAGCTGCTCGGCCTGCTGCAGGACGAACCGCGCCTTGCGGCGATGCGCGCGGAGGCCCTGGCCGGGCTCGGGCGCTATGCGCCGGCGCAGGTTATGCCGCAGCTGGTCCGCACGGCTGGCGGAGCGGGAGGCCGCGCTGCGCGATGGCCGTGCCGCAGGCCCCGGCCTGCAGTGCGCGCCAGCGGGCGGACCGGCCACAGGCGCTGCTGTGTTCCAGCGGCCGCTGGCCGACTCGCCGGCGCTGTACACGCCGGCCGTGCGCTCCGGCGTCTTCGCTTCGCAGACGCCGCTGTCGCTTCTGGCTTCGCGGAGCGAGACGCCTTACGAGGCATGGATGCCGCTGTGCCGGCCGTACATTGCACACTTCGCCACTACGGCGGCCGGAGCGGAGCTTACTACAGGAAAGGTGTGACGTTATGA
- a CDS encoding phosphopantetheine-binding protein, with product MNREELREGLKRLLTENLELPEAAKRETLDDSLKLNADLYVDSVRLLQLIVYIEEELKLAVPEEELDFKGLDTVGALLDFMAELRPLDAAGQGV from the coding sequence ATGAACCGCGAGGAATTAAGAGAAGGACTGAAGCGCCTGCTGACGGAGAACCTGGAGCTGCCGGAAGCGGCGAAGCGGGAGACCCTGGACGATTCGCTGAAGCTGAATGCGGATCTCTATGTGGATTCGGTACGGCTGCTGCAGCTGATCGTGTACATAGAAGAAGAACTGAAGCTGGCGGTGCCCGAGGAGGAGCTGGACTTCAAGGGGTTGGATACGGTCGGCGCACTGCTGGACTTCATGGCGGAGCTGCGGCCGCTGGATGCGGCGGGGCAGGGCGTATGA